CGGCACCATGGAAGCCTACGGCGCTATCAAGTCGCGCCTGTTTTACTGGCATGGCTTGAAGCACGCCATTATCAACGTGGATGACGAATACGGCGCGGAACTCGTATGCCGTCTGAAAAAAGACTGTCCTGATTTGGCCGTTTACAGTTACGGCTTCAGCGAGCAAGCCGACATCCGCATTACCGATTTCACCGCTTCTTCAGACGGCATGGAAGCCGTATTCCAAACCCCGTGGGGCGAAGGTCGCTGCCGCACGCGCCTGCTCGGACGGTTCAACGCGCAAAACCTCGCCGCCTGCATCGCCTTGCTGTGCGCTAACGGCTATCCGCTTGATAAGGTATTGGATGTGCTGGCAAAAATCCGTCCTGCTTCGGGCCGTATGGATTGCATTATGAACAGCGGCAAACCTTTGGTCGTTGTCGATTACGCCCACACGCCCGACGCATTGGAAAAAGCACTCGCCACCTTGCAGGAAATCAAACCGCAGGGTGCGGCCTTATGGTGCGTATTCGGTTGCGGCGGCAATCGAGATCGCGGCAAACGCCCGCTGATGGGCGCGGCAGCCGTACAGGGCGCGGATAAAGTCGTCGTTACCGGCGACAACCCGCGTTTGGAAAATCCGCAAGACATCATCAACGATATTTTGCCTGCTGTACCTAATCCTGAGCGCGTCGAAGCCGACCGCGCCGCCGCCATCCGTTATGCAGTCGAACGCGCTGCCGCAAACGACATTATCCTGATTGCCGGCAAAGGACACGAAAACTATCAGGATGTACAAGGCGTGAAGCACCATTTCTCTGATTTTGAAATCGCAGAAAAAGCATTGGCAGAGCTGGGATAGGCCATATCAAAAATGTTCAGGCGGTCTTAATTAAAACCATCTGAAAAAACAAACGGAAGAAACCATGAAACCACTAGATTTAAATTTCATCTGCCAAGCCCTCAAGCTTCCGATGCCGTCTGAAAACAAGCCCGTGTCGCGCATCGTAACCGACAGCCGCGACATCTGCGTAGGTGATGTGTTTTTCGCATTGGCGGGAGAGCGGTTTGATGCGCATGATTTTGTTGAAGACGTATTGGCTGCTGGTGCGGCGGCGGTTGTGGTTTCGCGGGAAGATTGCGCGTCTTTGAAAGGCGCTTTGAAAGTCGATGACACGCTTGCCGCATTGCAAACACTGGCAAAGGCCTGGCGTGAAAATGTGAATCCGTTTGTGTTCGGCATTACCGGCTCGGGCGGCAAGACGACGGTGAAGGAGATGCTGGCTGCGGTATTGCGCCGCCGTTTCGGCGATGATGCCGTGTTGGCGACGGCAGGCAACTTCAACAACCATATTGGATTGCCGCTTACTTTATTGAAATTAAACGAAAAACACCGCTATGCCGTGATTGAAATGGGCATGAACCATTTCGGCGAACTGGCGGTTTTAACGCAAATCGCCAAACCCGATGCCGCCTTGGTCAACAACGCCCTGCGCGCTCATGTCGGCTGCGGTTTCGACGGAGTGGGCGATATTGCCAAAGCGAAAAGCGAGATTTACCAAGGTTTATGTTCAGACGGCATTGCACTGATTCCTCAAGAAGATGCCAATATGGCTGTCTTCAAAACGGCAACGCTTAATTTGAATACGCGCACTTTCGGCATCGATAGCGGCGATGTTCACGCGGAAAATATCGTGCTGAAACCTTTGTCATGCGAATTTGATTTGGTGTGCGGCGACGAGCGCGCAGCTGTAGTGCTGCCTGTTCCCGGCCGCCACAATGTCCACAACGCCGCCGCTGCCGCCGTGCTGGCTTTGGCTGCGGGTTTGAGTTTGAACGATGTGGCGGAAGGTTTGAAAGGCTTCAGCAACATCAAAGGCCGTCTGAACGTCAAATCCGGCATCAAAGGCGCGACCCTGATTGACGATACGTACAACGCGAACCCCGACAGCATGAGGGCAGCAATTGACGTGTTGGCGCGTATGCCTGCGCCGCGTATTTTCGTGATGGGCGATATGGGCGAACTGGGCGAGGACGAAGCCGCTGCCATGCACGCCGAAGTCGGCGCGTATGCCCGCGACCAAGGCATCGAAGCGGCTTATTTTGTCGGCGACAACAGCGTCGAAGCGGCGGAAAAATTTGGCGCGGACGGTTTGTGGTTCGCCGCCAAAGACCCGTTGATTCAAGTGTTGAGCCACGATTTGCCCGAACGCGCCACCGTGTTGGTGAAAGGTTCGCGCTTTATGCAGATGGAAGAAGTGGTCGAGGCATTGGAGGATAAGTGAAAATGAAAAGCCGACGTTTTTTTAAAGCCTTATTGCTGATTGCCGCGCTGGTCGGCGCGTTTTATGCCGGAATGCGGACGCGGGCGTATCTTTATGAAGATTTATGTTTAGACTTGGGCGGCGGCAAAAATCCGGGGAGTTACCCGATTTGCGTGATTGAGAAAGTCCCTGCACGTTAATCTGCAAAAACCGTCCGAAACCTTGCCGGGCGGCAAGCCAACCTCAAACGGGCGCAAGCCCATGTAACGACAAAAACAAAAAAAGGAAGCCCCATGTTTTTATGGCTCGCACATTTCAGCAACTGGTTAACCGGCCTGAATATTTTTCAATACACCACATTCCGCGCCGTCATGGCGGCGTTGACCGCCTTGGCGTTTTCCCTGATGTTCGGCCCGTGGACGATACGCAGGCTGACCGCGCTCAAATGCGGGCAGGCAGTGCGTACCGACGGCCCGCAAACCCACCTCGTCAAAAACGGCACGCCGACGATGGGCGGTTCGCTGATTCTGACCGCTATTACCGTGTCCACCCTGTTGTGGGGTAACTGGGCGAACCCGTATATCTGGATTCTCTTGGGCGTATTGCTTGCCACCGGTGCGCTCGGTTTTTACGACGACTGGCGCAAAGTTGTTTATAAAGACCCCAACGGCGTGTCCGCCAAATTCAAAATGGTGTGGCAGTCAAGCGTTGCCGTTATCGCCGGTTTGGCATTGTTTTACCTTGCCGCCAATTCCGCCAACAATATTTTGATTGTCCCGTTCTTCAAACAAATCGCCCTGCCGCTGGGTGTGGTCGGCTTTTTGGTGTTGTCTTACCTGACCATCGTCGGCACATCCAACGCCGTCAATCTCACCGACGGCTTGGACGGCCTTGCCGCCTTCCCCGTCGTTCTCGTTGCCGCCGGACTCGCCATTTTCGCCTACGTCAGCGGACACTACCAATTTTCCCAATACCTCCAGCTTCCCTATGTCGCCGGTGCGAACGAAGTCGCTATATTCTGTACCGCCATGTGCGGCGCGTGCCTCGGATTTTTGTGGTTCAACGCCTATCCCGCGCAAGTCTTTATGGGCGATGTCGGCGCGCTGGCATTGGGTGCCGCGCTCGGTACCGTTGCCGTCATCGTCCGCCAAGAGTTTGTCCTCGTCATTATGGGCGGTCTGTTCGTCGTCGAAGCCGTGTCCGTTATGCTTCAGGTCGGCTGGTATAAGAAAACCAAAAAACGCATTTTCCTGATGGCACCCATCCACCACCACTACGAACAAAAAGGCTGGAAAGAAACCCAAGTCGTCGTCCGCTTTTGGATTATCACCATCGTCTTGGTATTGATCGGCTTGAGTACCCTCAAAATCCGCTGAACCTATGCCGTCTGAACACCTTTCAGACGGCATTTGAACGCGCAATAAACCTGCGGCGGCAATCCGCCCCGTCCTATCGTTAACGGCGGTTGAAACCCACCTTATACTGAAACAGGAGAGAAACCATGAAACAAACAACCAAATGGCTTGCCGCCGCCCTGATTGCCTTGGGCTTGAACCAAGTGATGTGGGCGGATGACGATGATGTATCGGATTTTCAGGAAACGCTCCAAGCTGCGGAGCAAGGGAATGCTCAAGCCCAATTTAATTTGGGCTTGATGTATGCCAACGGGCAAGGAGTCCGTCAAGACGATGCACAGGCAGCGCAGTGGTTTCGCAAGGCTGCAGAACAAGGGGTTGCCACTGCCCAATTCGGTTTGGGTGTGATGTATTACGAAGGCGAAGGCGTCCGTCAAGACTATGCACAGGCAGTACAGTGGTATCGTAGGGCTGCAGAACAAGGGTATGCCGATGCCCAAAATAATTTGGGTCTGATGTATGCCAATGGGCATGGAGTTCGTCAAGATTATGCACAGGCAGTGCAGTGGTATCGTAGGGCTGCGGAGCAAGGGAAGGCAGAAGCCCAAAATAATTTGGGTGAGATGTATTACAAAGGCGAAGGAGTTCGTCAGGATTATAAACAGGCAGCGCAGTGGTTTCTCAATGCGGCAGAACAAGGGGTTGACGAAGCCCAATTTTATTTGGGCATAATGTATTACAAAGGGCACGGCGTGCGCCAAGACCTTGCGCTCGCTCAAGAATGGCTTGGCAAGGCGTGTCAAAACGGATACCAAAAAGGCTGCGACAAGCACCAACGCCTGAAGGCGGGTTATTGAACAGCTCGCGATGCCGTCTGAAAGCGGCTTGGGCAGGGGGCGGACATTCCCTCCTGTCCAATATGATTTGTTTTAGGACAAAACCAAAATGACTTTCCAAAACAAAAAAATCCTCGTCGCCGGACTCGGCGGTACGGGTATTTCCATGATTGCCTATCTGCGCAAAAACGGCGCGGAGGTTGCCGCTTATGATGCGGAGCTGAAAGCCGAGCGTGTATCGCAGATCGGTAAGATGTTTGACGGGCTGGTGTTTTACACGGGCCGTCTGAAAGATGCGCTGGATAATGGTTTCGATATTCTGGCGCTCAGTCCCGGCATCAGCGAGCGGCAGCCTGATATCGAGGCGTTCAAGCAAAACGGCGGGCGCGTGTTGGGCGACATCGAATTGCTGGCGGACATTGTGAACTGCCGCGGCGACAAGGTGATTGCGATTACCGGCAGTAACGGCAAAACCACGGTAACGAGCCTGGTGGGCTATCTCTGCATCAAGTGCGGGCTGGATACCGTTATCGCGGGCAATATCGGCACGCCGGTTTTGGAGGCGGAATGGCAGCGCGAAGGCAAAAAGGCGGACGTGTGGGTGTTGGAGCTTTCCAGCTTCCAACTGGAAAACACCGAAAGCCTGCGCCCGACTGCGGCGACGGTGCTGAACATTTCCGAAGACCATCTCGACCGCTACGATGACTTGCTCGACTACGCGCATACCAAGGATAAGATTTTCCGTGGCAATGGCGTACAGGTTTTGAATGCGGACGATGCGTTCTGTCGCGCCATGAAACGGGCAGGGCGCGAGGTAAAATGGTTTTCGTTGGAACACGAAGCCGATTTTTGGCTGGAACGCGAGACGGGCACTTTGAAACAAGGCAATGAAGATTTGATTGCCACGCAAGACATTCCGCTGCAAGGCTTGCACAACGCCGCCAACGTGATGGCCGCCGTCGCCTTGTGCGAGGCCGTCGGTTTGCCGCGCGAAGCATTGCTCGAACACGTCAAAACCTTCCAAGGCCTGCCGCACCGCGTGGAAAAAATCGGCGAGAAAAACGGTGTGGTGTTTATCGACGACAGCAAAGGTACGAACGTCGGCGCGACCGCCGCCGCGATTGCCGGTTTGCAAAATCCGCTCTTCGTGATTTTGGGCGGCATGGGCAAAGGGCAGGACTTCACACCCCTGCGCGACGCGCTTGCTGGTAAGGCAAAAGGCGTGTTCTTAATTGGTGTCGATGCACCGCAAATCCGCCGCGATTTGGACGGCTGTGGTCTGAATATGACTGACTGCGCCACTTTGGAAGAAGCCGTTCAGACGGCATATGCCCAAGCCGAAGCGGGCGATATCGTGCTGCTCAGCCCCGCCTGCGCGAGTTTCGATATGTTTAAAGGCTACGCGCACCGTTCGGAAGTGTTTATCGAAGCGTTTAAGGCTTTGTGATGCTGTCTGAAACGCAAACGCCGTCATTGTTGGGCGGGAAGTAAAGATTTAGAATACCGATTTGGGATGTATCGCATGTTCGGACGGCATTATCTGCCGTCTGAAATTTTTGCCCTTTGCGGCAGATGCAAACAGAATGACAGGTGGTTTTTTTGAAGATTTCGGACATATTGGTAAAGGTGGGGAGCGGTATCCATACCGTTCTGCTCGACAGGCAGATTGTGCGCGACGGCAGGAAATTCGACACGTCGCTTTTGTGGATGCTGGTGTTGATGACGGTATTCAGCCTGCTGATGATTTATTCGGCTTCGGTAGATTCAGCGGTACGCGAAGGCGGCAGCCAATTCGGCTATGTCGGCAAACAGGCGGGATTTGTCGCTTTCTTTGCCTGTATATGCAGTTTACTTAGTTTTTGTAAGATGAAAACGTGGCGGTGGCTGGTGCCGTGGATATTCGCCAGTTCGGTTATATTGTTGGTCGCCGTGCTGCTTGTCGGCAATGAAGTCAATGGTGCGAAACGTTGGATTCCCTTGGTGATAGTCAATTTCCAACCGACCGAGTTATTTAAGTTGGCGGTCATCTTGTATCTGGCCAGCCTGTTTACCCGCCGCGAAGAAGTGTTGCGCAGTATGGAACACCTCGGCTGGCGGTCGATTTGGCGGGGGACGGCCAATCTGGCGATGTCTTTCACCAATCCTCAGGCGCGCCGCGAAACCAAAGAAATGTATAACCGCTTCCGGTCGATTATCCTGCCTATCATGCTGGTGGCGTTCGGTTTGACGCTGGTGATGTTTCAGCCGGATTTCGGTTCGTTTGTCGTGATTACCGTCATTACTGTCGGATTGCTGTTCCTTGCGGGTTTGCCGTGGAAATATTTTTTCATTCTGGTGGGCAGCGTTTTGACCGGGATGGCGCTGATGATTGCCGCCGCCCCTTACCGTATGCAAAGAGTGCTGACCTTTCTCGACCCTTGGCAGGACAAACAGAACACAGGCTATCAGCTTACCCAGTCGCTGATGGCGATCGGGCGGGGCGACTGGTTCGGTATGGGTTTGGGGGCAAGTTTGAGCAAACGCGGGTTTCTGCCGGAAGCGCATACCGATTTTATTTTCGCCATTATTGCCGAAGAATTCGGTTTCTTTGGTATGTGTGTGCTGGTGTTCTGTTACGGTTGGCTGGTTATACGCGCGTTTTCCATCGGCAAACAGGCGCGTGATTTGGGGTTGACCTTCAATGCCTATATCGCTTCGGGTATCGGTATTTGGATCGGTATCCAAAGTTTCTTCAATATCGGCGTGAATATCGGCGCGTTGCCGACCAAAGGTTTGACACTGCCGCTGATTTCTTACGGCGGTTCGGCAGTGGGGGTAATGTTTTTCAGTATTATGCTGCTGTTGCGCATCGATTATGAAAACCGCCGGAAAATGCGCGGTTACCAAGAGGAGTAAATCATGGGCGGTAAAACCTTCATGCTGATGGCGGGCGGTACCGGTGGTCATATTTTCCCTGCGCTGGCGGTGGCGGATTCGTTGCGCGCGCGCGGTCATCATGTGATTTGGCTGGGCAGTAAGGATTCGATGGAAGAGCGTATCGTGCCGCAATACGATATTCCGCTTGAAACGCTGGCGATTAAGGGCGTACGCGGCAACGGCATCAAACGCAAGCTAATGCTGCCGTTTACTTTGTATCAAACCGTCCGCGAGGCGCAGCGGATTATCCGCAAACACCGTGTCGAGTGCGTCATCGGCTTCGGTGGCTTCGTTACCTTCCCCGGCGGTTTGGCGGCGAAGCTCTTGGGCGTGCCGATTGTGATTCACGAGCAAAACGCCGTGGCCGGTTTGTCCAACCGCCACCTGTCGCGCTGGGCGAAGCGGGTATTGTACGCTTTTCCGAAAGCATTCAGCCACGAAGGCGGTTTGGTCGGAAATCCCGTCCGCGCCGATATTGCTAAGCTGCCCGTGCCTGCCGAACGCTTCCAAGGGCGTGAAGGCCGTCTGAAAATTTTGGTGGTCGGCGGCAGTTTGGGTGCAGACGTTTTGAACAAAACCGTACCGCAGGCATTGGCATTATTGCCCGAGGAAGCTCGTCCGCAAATGTATCATCAGTCCGGTCGCAGTAAATTGGGCAATCTGCAGGCGGATTACGATGCATTGGGTGTGCAAGCCGAGTGCGTCGAATTTATTACCGACATGGTGTCCGCCTACCGTGATGCCGATTTGGTGATTTGCCGTGCCGGCGCGCTGACGATTGCCGAGTTGACTGCGGCAGGGTTGGGCGCGTTGTTAGTGCCGTATCCTCACGCCGTCGATGACCATCAAACCGCCAACGCGCGTTTTATGGTGCAGGCGGAGGCGGGATTGCTGTTGCCGCAAACCCAATTGACAGCGGAAAAACTTGCCGAAATCCTCGGCGGCTTAAACCGTGAGAAATGCCTCAAATGGGCGGAAAATGCCCGCACGCTGGCGCTGCCGCACAGTGCGGACGACGTGGCGGAAGCAGCTATCGAGTGTACGGCATGATGACATGATGCAATAAACGAAACAGATGCCGTCTGAAAACCACGAAACCGGTTTCAGACGGCCTTATATTTTGTTTTTTCTGGTGTTTCGGTATATGAAATTGAGTTTGAAAATGGGCAGGAAAGCAGGGTTTGCCGCCGAGTGCAGCCTTATTTTTAACTATATTGCCATCGATATGAAATCCTGTATGCCGAAACATCTGTAATTTACAAGAAAACTATGGCGTAGAAGCGGATAGCCCTTTAAAATAACGCCTTTATGCATCGAAATCCACCGGAACGCAACATTATGATGAAAAATCGAGTTACTAACATCCATTTTGTCGGTATCGGCGGCGTCGGCATGAGCGGTATCGCCGAAGTCTTACACAATTTGGGCTTTAAAGTTTCCGGTTCGGATCAGGCGCGAAATGCCGCTACCGAGCATTTGAGCAGCCTGGGCATTCAAGTTTATCCCGGTCATACCGCAGAACACGTTAACGGCGCGGATGTTGTCGTTACCTCTACCGCCGTCAAAAAAGAAAATCCCGAAGTTGTCGCTGCGCTGGAGCAGCAAATCCCCGTCATTCCCCGCGCCCTGATGCTGGCGGAGCTGATGCGCTTCCGTGACGGTATCGCCATCGCCGGTACGCATGGCAAAACCACGACCACCAGTCTGACCGCATCCATTCTCGGTGCGGCTGGTCTCGACCCCACTTTCGTTATCGGCGGCAAACTCAATGCCGCAGGTACCAACGCCCGTTTGGGCAAAGGCGAATACATCGTCGCCGAAGCCGACGAATCCGATGCATCCTTCCTACATCTGACCCCGATTATGTCCGTCGTTACCAATATCGACGAAGACCACATGGATACCTACGGACACAGCGTCGAAAAACTGCATCAGGCGTTTGTTGATTTTATCCACCGTATGCCGTTCTACGGCAAAGCGTTTTTGTGTGTTGACAGCGAACACGTCCGCGCGATTTTGCCCAAAGTGAGTAAACCTTACGCCACCTACGGCTTGGATGATGCCGCCGACATCTACGCCACCGACATCGAAAACGTCGGCGCACAAATGAAATTTACCGTTCATGTGCAAATGAAAGGACATGAGCAAGAGCCGTTTGAGGTTGTTTTGAATATGCCTGGCCGCCACAACGTTCTCAATGCCTTGGCAGCCATCGGTGTTGCGCTGGAAGTTGGCGCATCGGTTGAAGCGATCCAAAAAGGTTTGCTCGGCTTTGAAGGTGTCGGCCGCCGCTTCCAAAAATATGGCGACATTAAATTGCCAAACGGCGGAACCGCTTTGCTGGTAGACGATTATGGCCACCATCCCGTCGAAATGGCGGCAACCCTTGCCGCCGCACGCGGTGCATACCCTGAAAAACGTTTGGTATTGGCCTTTCAGCCGCACCGCTATACCCGTACACGCGATTTGTTTGAAGACTTTACCAAAGTCCTCAATACCGTTGACGCGCTGGTGTTGACCGAAGTTTATGCTGCAGGCGAAGAACCGATTGCCGCTGCCGACTCCCGCGCCCTTGCCCGCGCCATCCGCGTATTGGGCAAACTTGAGCCGATTTACTGCGAAAACGTCGCCGACTTGCCCGAAATGCTGATGAATGTTTTGCAGGACGGCGACATCGTGTTGAATATGGGTGCAGGCAGCATCAACCGCGTGCCTGCCGCGATGTTGGAGTTGTCGAAAGCCTGAGGTGCAACTTTTATCGTGATGCCGCGATAGCTGCCCGATGAAGCGATGTTTCATCAGGTGGGGCAAACGAGATTAAGGTCGTCTAAAAACCCGATTTGTTTTCAGACGACCTGTATCAAACAAAAAAGCAATCAAGAAAGAACAAAAACAATGCAGAATTTTGGCAAAGTAGCCGTATTGATGGGTGGCTTTTCCAGCGAACGTGAAATCTCGCTGGATAGCGGTGCCGCCATTTTGAATGCCTTAAAAAGCAAAGGTATAGATGCACACGCCTTCGATCCCAAGGAAACCCCATTGTCTGAATTGAAGGCACAATGTTTTCAGACGGCATTCAACATCCTTCACGGTACTTACGGCGAAGACGGTGCTGTTCAGGGCGCGTTGGAATTGTTGGGCATTCCTTATACCGGCAGCGGTGTCGCCGCTTCCGCCATCGGCATGGACAAATACCGTTGCAAGCTGATTTGGCAAGCCTTGGGGCTGCCTGTTCCTGAGTTCGCCGTTTTACATGAAGACTCTGATTTTGATGCTGTCGAGCAGCAGCTCGGTTTGCCCATGTTCGTTAAACCGGCAGCCGAAGGCAGCAGCGTTGGCGTGGTGAAAGTGAAAGAAAAAGGCCGTCTGAAAAGCGTGTACGAAGAATTGAAACACCTTCAAGGCGAAATCATTGCCGAACGGTTTATCGGCGGCGGCGAATATTCCTGCCCCGTGTTGAACGGCAAAGGCCTGCCCAGCATACACATCATCCCCGCGACCGAGTTTTATGACTACGAAGCCAAATACAACCGCGACGACACTGTTTATCAATGTCCGTCCGAAGACTTGAGCGAGGCTGAAGAAAACCTGATGCGCGCGTTGGCAGTTCGCGGGGCGCAGGCAATCGGGGCAGAAGGCTGTGTGCGTGTCGATTTTCTCAAAGATACCGACGGTAAGCTGTACTTATTGGAAATCAATACGTTGCCTGGCATGACAAGCCACAGTTTAGTACCGAAATCCGCCGCCCGGACAGGCGTGGATTTTGCCGATTTATGCATTGAAATTCTGAAGACCGCACATGTGGGATAATGCTGAAGCAATGGGACGGCTGACGCGCTGGCTGCTTGTTATTGTGGCGGTGTTGCTGGCTTTGTCGGGATTCGTTTGGTTTTATAATTCAAATTATCTTCCTGTTAAGCAGGTATCATTAAAGGGTGATTTGGTTTATTCCAATCAAAAAGAATTGGGCGTTTTGGCGAAAAAATATATTCATGGAAATATATTGAGGGCGGATATCAACGGAGTACAGGAGGCCTACCGCCGATATCCGTGGATTGCTTCTGCCATGGTGCGCCGCAGGTTTCCTGATACGGTCGAGATTGTTTTGACAGAACGTAAGCCGGTTGCGCATTGGGGAGACAGTGCCTTGGTGGATAGCGAGGGTAATGTTTTTAAGGCTCGTCTAAACAGACCGGGTATGCCGGTATTTAGAGGTGTGGAAGGAACGTCTGCCGATATACTCCGCCGTTACGGTGAGTTTTCGGCAATTTTGGCAAAGCAGGGTTTGGGTATCAAAGAAATAACCTATACGGCGCGTTCGGCGTGGATTATTGTGTTGGACAACAATATCACTGTCAGGCTCGGTCGGGAAAACGATATAAAACGTCTCCGGCTTTTTACCGAGGCGTGGCAGCATTTGTTGCGTAAAAATAAAAATCGGTTATCCTATGTGGATATGAGGTATAAAGACGGATTTTCAGTCCGTTATGACTCCGACGGTTTGCCTGAAAAAGAATCTGAAGAATAGTGAAGCAGGTACTAGAAAGATTATAGTCGTGCCGTCTGAAAACGGCGAGGCACAAATTTCAATTAGTCTTAAGAGCACATGAACAATGGAACAACAGAAAAGATATATCAGCGTATTGGATATCGGTACATCGAAAGTCTTGGCACTGATCGGTGAAGTCCAGGATGACAACGAAATCCACATCGTCGGTTTGGGACAGTCGGTTTCCCGCGGCTTGCGTGCAGGCATGGTTACCAATATAGATGCCACCGTTCAAGCCATCAGGCAGGCGGTCAATGAAGCCGAGCTGATGGCGGATACCAAGATTACTCATGTTACCACAGGTATTGCGGGTAACCACATCCGCAGCCTTAATTCGCAAGGCGTGGTCAAAATTAAAGACGGTGAAGTCACGCAGGCAGATATTGACCGTGCTATCGAAACTGCAAAGGCAGTCAATATTCCGCCCGATCATAAAATCCTGCATGCCGTTGTTCAGGACTACATCATTGATACACAATTGGGTGTGAGGGAACCTATCGGGATGAGCGGTGTCCGGTTGGATACGCGGGTACATATCATCACCGGTGCAAGCACAGCCGTGCAAAATATCCAAAAATGTATTGAGCGCTGCGGCCTGAAGGTGGATGAAGTGATGTTGCAGCCGCTGGCAAGCGGTCAGGCCGTATTGACTGAGGATGAAAAAGACCTTGGCGTATGCGTCATCGATATCGGCGGAGGAACAACAGATATAGCTGTTTATACCAATGGCGCGATTCGGCATACATCCGTCATTCCGGTGGCCGGCGATTTGATTACCAAAGATCTGTCACAGGCTTTGAGAACGCCGCATGATGCTGCAGAATATATCAAAA
Above is a window of Neisseria sp. Marseille-Q6792 DNA encoding:
- the murC gene encoding UDP-N-acetylmuramate--L-alanine ligase — protein: MMKNRVTNIHFVGIGGVGMSGIAEVLHNLGFKVSGSDQARNAATEHLSSLGIQVYPGHTAEHVNGADVVVTSTAVKKENPEVVAALEQQIPVIPRALMLAELMRFRDGIAIAGTHGKTTTTSLTASILGAAGLDPTFVIGGKLNAAGTNARLGKGEYIVAEADESDASFLHLTPIMSVVTNIDEDHMDTYGHSVEKLHQAFVDFIHRMPFYGKAFLCVDSEHVRAILPKVSKPYATYGLDDAADIYATDIENVGAQMKFTVHVQMKGHEQEPFEVVLNMPGRHNVLNALAAIGVALEVGASVEAIQKGLLGFEGVGRRFQKYGDIKLPNGGTALLVDDYGHHPVEMAATLAAARGAYPEKRLVLAFQPHRYTRTRDLFEDFTKVLNTVDALVLTEVYAAGEEPIAAADSRALARAIRVLGKLEPIYCENVADLPEMLMNVLQDGDIVLNMGAGSINRVPAAMLELSKA
- a CDS encoding D-alanine--D-alanine ligase, whose translation is MQNFGKVAVLMGGFSSEREISLDSGAAILNALKSKGIDAHAFDPKETPLSELKAQCFQTAFNILHGTYGEDGAVQGALELLGIPYTGSGVAASAIGMDKYRCKLIWQALGLPVPEFAVLHEDSDFDAVEQQLGLPMFVKPAAEGSSVGVVKVKEKGRLKSVYEELKHLQGEIIAERFIGGGEYSCPVLNGKGLPSIHIIPATEFYDYEAKYNRDDTVYQCPSEDLSEAEENLMRALAVRGAQAIGAEGCVRVDFLKDTDGKLYLLEINTLPGMTSHSLVPKSAARTGVDFADLCIEILKTAHVG
- a CDS encoding cell division protein FtsQ/DivIB, which produces MWDNAEAMGRLTRWLLVIVAVLLALSGFVWFYNSNYLPVKQVSLKGDLVYSNQKELGVLAKKYIHGNILRADINGVQEAYRRYPWIASAMVRRRFPDTVEIVLTERKPVAHWGDSALVDSEGNVFKARLNRPGMPVFRGVEGTSADILRRYGEFSAILAKQGLGIKEITYTARSAWIIVLDNNITVRLGRENDIKRLRLFTEAWQHLLRKNKNRLSYVDMRYKDGFSVRYDSDGLPEKESEE
- the ftsA gene encoding cell division protein FtsA — its product is MEQQKRYISVLDIGTSKVLALIGEVQDDNEIHIVGLGQSVSRGLRAGMVTNIDATVQAIRQAVNEAELMADTKITHVTTGIAGNHIRSLNSQGVVKIKDGEVTQADIDRAIETAKAVNIPPDHKILHAVVQDYIIDTQLGVREPIGMSGVRLDTRVHIITGASTAVQNIQKCIERCGLKVDEVMLQPLASGQAVLTEDEKDLGVCVIDIGGGTTDIAVYTNGAIRHTSVIPVAGDLITKDLSQALRTPHDAAEYIKIHYGVVSPEMEGLDEMIEVPSVGDRKPRQVCRKVLAIVIRERIREILEVVASELRKSGFPKEVLTSGIVLTGGTSMLSGIEELAEEVFELPVRIGIPQEMGGVSERVRTPRYSTVIGLLQAARSLEGVHVQQQGGIVQDKEEAGGGLWARLKRWFENNL